A single region of the Leptodactylus fuscus isolate aLepFus1 chromosome 5, aLepFus1.hap2, whole genome shotgun sequence genome encodes:
- the LOC142204900 gene encoding long-chain fatty acid transport protein 2-like isoform X2: protein MYIILCLFLSLIGLPLLWMLKRIFFPYLWQDIRFFFRAIGYARKIEQAVKSCPSFGMLDMFLKQVSIRPNQTFILYQDQSYTYKEIDLKSNQAAWALSHYAKLKKGDCVAIFLGNEPAYIWLWLALAKLGCPMACMNYNIRSKSFLHCFKCCGAKVLITAPELKTAVEEVMPDLVKDGVQVFYLSRDSPTDGVLSLLDKVEAASEGPVPETYRSGCTVKSPALYIYTSGTTGLPKAAVINQGRLLISSSLSTLAGVSCNDVLYITLPLYHSAGLMIGVRGCIQQGATCVLRNKFSASQFWDDCRKYNVTAFQYIGEILRYLCNTPKKHNDKEHQVRLALGNGLRIDVWKEFINRFGDIHIYEFYAATEGNSFFFNYTRKEGAIGRCNRFLRRMRPFELIKYDVEKDEPVRDAAGHCIRVVRGETGLLISEITITNPFTGYAGEESQTEKKRLRNVFKKGDLYFNSGDLLMIDKQGFVFFQDRVGDTFRWKGENVATTEVADIVGMTEFIDEANVYGVPVPYHEGRIGMAAIKLKHGQSFDGEALYQKVADYLPNYARPRFVRLQDFIEVTGTYKQRKVELVKEGFNPASVKDPLYFLDETEKRYKPLDSHIYNVILEKKLKL, encoded by the exons CTTTGATCGGGTTACCATTACTATGGATGCTAAAACGTATATTTTTCCCATACCTATGGCAAGACATCAGATTTTTCTTCAGAGCAATTGGCTATGCACGGAAGATAGAACAAGCAGTTAAATCCTGCCCTTCCTTTGGCATGTTGGATATGTTTCTGAAACAGGTATCCATAAGACCAAACCAGACATTTATTCTGTATCAAGACCAGTCGTACACTTACAAGGAGATAGATCTGAAAAGCAACCAAGCTGCATGGGCTCTAAGTCACTATGCAAAACTGAAGAAAGGTGATTGTGTTGCCATCTTCCTGGGTAATGAGCCTGCATACATCTGGCTTTGGCTGGCACTAGCTAAATTAGGATGCCCAATGGCTTGTATGAACTACAACATACGTTCTAAGTCCTTTCTTCATTGTTTCAAGTGCTGCGGAGCAAAAGTGCTAATTACTGCTCCAG AACTGAAGACAGCTGTGGAAGAAGTGATGCCAGATCTTGTAAAAGATGGCGTGCAGGTGTTCTACCTGAGCAGAGATTCACCTACTGATGGTGTTTTATCTTTACTTGACAAAGTGGAAGCTGCCTCTGAAGGTCCTGTTCCTGAAACCTATAGATCAGGCTGTACGGTGAAATCTCCGGCTCTATATATTTACACTTCTGGAACTACAG GTCTTCCCAAGGCAGCGGTTATAAATCAAGGACGTCTTTTGATAAGCTCTTCATTAAGTACACTGGCTGGAGTTTCATGTAATGATGTTTTGTACATTACCTTGCCTTTATACCACAGTGCTGGCCTTATGATAGGAGTCCGTGGATGTATCCAGCAAG gaGCCACTTGTGTTTTAAGAAACAAATTCTCAGCTAGCCAATTCTGGGATGACTGCAGGAAATATAATGTAACAGCCTTCCAGTATATTGGGGAGATCCTCCGATATTTATGTAACACTCCTAAG AAACACAATGATAAAGAACACCAGGTACGACTTGCGCTAGGAAATGGCCTAAGGATAGATGTCTGGAAAGAATTCATTAATCGCTTTGGTGATATACATATTTATGAATTTTATGCCGCGACAGAAggaaattcattttttttcaacTACACCAGAAAAGAAGGAGCAATAGGCAGATGCAACAGGTTTCTAAGG CGCATGAGACCTTTTGAACTGATCAAATACGATGTGGAAAAGGATGAACCAGTCCGCGATGCTGCAGGACATTGCATTCGTGTTGTAAGgg GAGAGACTGGTTTACTAATATCTGAGATTACAATTACCAATCCTTTCACGGGATATGCAGGAGAGGAGTCACAGACTGAGAAGAAGAGACTTCGCAATGTCTTTAAGAAGGGAGATCTGTATTTTAATTCAGGAGATTTGTTAATGATAGACAAACAAGGCTTTGTCTTTTTCCAGGATCGCGTGGGAGATACCTTTCG ATGGAAAGGTGAAAATGTTGCAACTACAGAAGTAGCGGATATTGTAGGGATGACTGAGTTCATTGATGAAGCCAATGTGTATGGCGTACCAGTTCCTT ATCATGAAGGAAGAATTGGAATGGCAGCCATCAAGCTTAAGCACGGTCAATCATTTGATGGGGAGGCACTGTACCAAAAGGTGGCCGATTATTTGCCTAATTATGCCAGACCCCGTTTTGTGAGGCTACAG GACTTTATTGAGGTTACCGGAACCTACAAGCAACGTAAAGTGGAACTGGTCAAAGAGGGCTTTAATCCAGCGAGTGTAAAAGATCCATTGTACTTCTTAGATGAGACTGAAAAGCGATACAAGCCATTGGATAGTCACATTTACAATGttattctagaaaaaaaattaaaactttaa
- the LOC142204900 gene encoding long-chain fatty acid transport protein 2-like isoform X1 has translation MAIVQKALIGLPLLWMLKRIFFPYLWQDIRFFFRAIGYARKIEQAVKSCPSFGMLDMFLKQVSIRPNQTFILYQDQSYTYKEIDLKSNQAAWALSHYAKLKKGDCVAIFLGNEPAYIWLWLALAKLGCPMACMNYNIRSKSFLHCFKCCGAKVLITAPELKTAVEEVMPDLVKDGVQVFYLSRDSPTDGVLSLLDKVEAASEGPVPETYRSGCTVKSPALYIYTSGTTGLPKAAVINQGRLLISSSLSTLAGVSCNDVLYITLPLYHSAGLMIGVRGCIQQGATCVLRNKFSASQFWDDCRKYNVTAFQYIGEILRYLCNTPKKHNDKEHQVRLALGNGLRIDVWKEFINRFGDIHIYEFYAATEGNSFFFNYTRKEGAIGRCNRFLRRMRPFELIKYDVEKDEPVRDAAGHCIRVVRGETGLLISEITITNPFTGYAGEESQTEKKRLRNVFKKGDLYFNSGDLLMIDKQGFVFFQDRVGDTFRWKGENVATTEVADIVGMTEFIDEANVYGVPVPYHEGRIGMAAIKLKHGQSFDGEALYQKVADYLPNYARPRFVRLQDFIEVTGTYKQRKVELVKEGFNPASVKDPLYFLDETEKRYKPLDSHIYNVILEKKLKL, from the exons ATGGCTATCGTGCAGAAAGCTTTGATCGGGTTACCATTACTATGGATGCTAAAACGTATATTTTTCCCATACCTATGGCAAGACATCAGATTTTTCTTCAGAGCAATTGGCTATGCACGGAAGATAGAACAAGCAGTTAAATCCTGCCCTTCCTTTGGCATGTTGGATATGTTTCTGAAACAGGTATCCATAAGACCAAACCAGACATTTATTCTGTATCAAGACCAGTCGTACACTTACAAGGAGATAGATCTGAAAAGCAACCAAGCTGCATGGGCTCTAAGTCACTATGCAAAACTGAAGAAAGGTGATTGTGTTGCCATCTTCCTGGGTAATGAGCCTGCATACATCTGGCTTTGGCTGGCACTAGCTAAATTAGGATGCCCAATGGCTTGTATGAACTACAACATACGTTCTAAGTCCTTTCTTCATTGTTTCAAGTGCTGCGGAGCAAAAGTGCTAATTACTGCTCCAG AACTGAAGACAGCTGTGGAAGAAGTGATGCCAGATCTTGTAAAAGATGGCGTGCAGGTGTTCTACCTGAGCAGAGATTCACCTACTGATGGTGTTTTATCTTTACTTGACAAAGTGGAAGCTGCCTCTGAAGGTCCTGTTCCTGAAACCTATAGATCAGGCTGTACGGTGAAATCTCCGGCTCTATATATTTACACTTCTGGAACTACAG GTCTTCCCAAGGCAGCGGTTATAAATCAAGGACGTCTTTTGATAAGCTCTTCATTAAGTACACTGGCTGGAGTTTCATGTAATGATGTTTTGTACATTACCTTGCCTTTATACCACAGTGCTGGCCTTATGATAGGAGTCCGTGGATGTATCCAGCAAG gaGCCACTTGTGTTTTAAGAAACAAATTCTCAGCTAGCCAATTCTGGGATGACTGCAGGAAATATAATGTAACAGCCTTCCAGTATATTGGGGAGATCCTCCGATATTTATGTAACACTCCTAAG AAACACAATGATAAAGAACACCAGGTACGACTTGCGCTAGGAAATGGCCTAAGGATAGATGTCTGGAAAGAATTCATTAATCGCTTTGGTGATATACATATTTATGAATTTTATGCCGCGACAGAAggaaattcattttttttcaacTACACCAGAAAAGAAGGAGCAATAGGCAGATGCAACAGGTTTCTAAGG CGCATGAGACCTTTTGAACTGATCAAATACGATGTGGAAAAGGATGAACCAGTCCGCGATGCTGCAGGACATTGCATTCGTGTTGTAAGgg GAGAGACTGGTTTACTAATATCTGAGATTACAATTACCAATCCTTTCACGGGATATGCAGGAGAGGAGTCACAGACTGAGAAGAAGAGACTTCGCAATGTCTTTAAGAAGGGAGATCTGTATTTTAATTCAGGAGATTTGTTAATGATAGACAAACAAGGCTTTGTCTTTTTCCAGGATCGCGTGGGAGATACCTTTCG ATGGAAAGGTGAAAATGTTGCAACTACAGAAGTAGCGGATATTGTAGGGATGACTGAGTTCATTGATGAAGCCAATGTGTATGGCGTACCAGTTCCTT ATCATGAAGGAAGAATTGGAATGGCAGCCATCAAGCTTAAGCACGGTCAATCATTTGATGGGGAGGCACTGTACCAAAAGGTGGCCGATTATTTGCCTAATTATGCCAGACCCCGTTTTGTGAGGCTACAG GACTTTATTGAGGTTACCGGAACCTACAAGCAACGTAAAGTGGAACTGGTCAAAGAGGGCTTTAATCCAGCGAGTGTAAAAGATCCATTGTACTTCTTAGATGAGACTGAAAAGCGATACAAGCCATTGGATAGTCACATTTACAATGttattctagaaaaaaaattaaaactttaa